Genomic window (Pseudomonas azadiae):
CAACGCGCCTTCGAACAGGTAGGTGAGGGTGCTCAGCCCGATATGCGGATGCTGGCGGATGTTCATGCCATCGCCCGGTGCGTAGCGGGTGGGCAGCATATGGTCGAAGAACACAAAAGGCCCCACGCTGCGGCACGCCCGCGAGGGCAGCGGGCGCAGGATGGGTTGGCCTTCGACATCTTCGGGGCGAGGGCGGATCACGGTGAAGGGGGGCATGGTGCATCCCAGTCTGAGCGGGTTGGATAGGGCTGAGCATAACCCGCTCGGTAGGATGTTGCCGCTATCGGCTGAAGGCGCCTTGCGATGTTGTGCGTGGATGAACCCTGGCATGCCGCGCAAGGTCTACCCGTATCAGCTCCTATTGAGATTTTACCGTGCCCTGGACTCGCCTGACCCTTGCCCTGTTGCTCGTCGCCAGCAGCCTTGCCGTGCACGCTCGTGACTATGCCTACAGCGATGCGCACCTGCACTACGTCGATTTCTTCCAGGAAACGGCCGGCATGGACAAGCTGCTCAAGGCGATGGCCGACAACCGCATCGAACATGTGATGATTTCCGGCATACCGGTCGCGAAGAAATGGCACGAGGACGAACCCAAGCGCCCGCGCTATTACGCCGGTGACGACGCCGATGCCTACTGGTACAGCGCCACCGACGTGATCGTCGCAGCAGCGGTCAACAAACTGACCCCTGAGCAGCGCGCGCACTTTCATCCGTTCCTGTCGGGGTTCAACCCCAATGACAAAAACTCGGACGCCCATATCCAGCGCATGCTCGACCTCAACCCAGGCCTGTGGCAGGGCATCGGCGAAGTCTTCACCCGCCACGATGACCTGACTGCCCTGACGTCGGGCGACACCCCGCGCGCCAATAACGAGGCCATGACGCGCATCTATCATCTTGCGGCGGAAAACGACCTGCCGGTGATGCTGCATTCCAACATCACCTCCAAGCGCGAGCGTAACCCGCTGTACCTGGCTGAAGTGGAGGAGCCACTGCGCAACCATCCGCACACGCGCTTTATCTGGGCGCATGCCGGCACCAGCAAGGAGATCCATCGCCATCAGGTGCAGATGGACTTTTTGCTGCCGACCTTGAACCGTATGCTGGAGGCGTATCCCAACCTCTACATCGACCTGTCCTGGAGCATGCTTACGCCGTATCTGCTGGATGAGGCGGGTCAGCCCAGGCCTGAATGGGTCAAGCTGGTGGAGCGCTTCCCGGACCGGTTCATGCTGGGCTCGGATGTAGTGGGGCGTTTCAACAAGCTAGGTAAGGAAATGCGCCGGTTTGACCCCTTCCTGGATGCCTTGCCTGAAGACGTCGCGCGCAAAGTGGCGCGGGATAACTTCCTCGCGGTTCTGCCCAAGCTCTGAACGTCACGGTGGCGCGGTTTTGGCGTGCGGCTGGACACCGAGTCGGCTTTATCGCAGGCAAGCCAGCTCCCACAGGGGAATGCATTCCAAATGTGGGAGCTGGCTTGCCTGCGATAAAGGCGACTCGGTCTCTGTTCATTCACCCACAAAAAAGCCCCGAACCAGTCGGGGCTTTTTTATTGGATCAAGCTACAGGCCTTACTTGCCCTGCCAGCGTTTCAACACCAGCGTGGCGTTAGTGCCACCGAAGCCGAAGCTGTTGCTCATCACGGTGTCGATCTTGGCGTTTTCAACGGTCTTGGTCAGGATCGGCATATCGGCCAGCACCGGATCAATCTCGTCGATGTTGGCCGAACCGGCCATGAAGTTGCCTTCCATCATCAGCAGGCAGTAGATCGCTTCGTGAACGCCGGCGGCGCCCAGGGAGTGACCGGACAGGCTCTTGGTCGAGCTGATGGCCGGGGCCTTGTCGCCGAATACCGCACGCACGCCTTCCATTTCCTTGGCATCGCCGACCGGCGTGGAAGTGCCGTGGGTGTTCAGGTAGTCGATGGGGGTATCCACGGTGGACATGGCCATCTGCATGCAGCGGATGGCGCCTTCACCGCTTGGGGCAACCATGTCGTAGCCGTCGGAGGTCGCGCCGTAGCCGACGATTTCCGCGTAGATCTTGGCGCCACGGGCCAGCGCGTGCTCCAGCTCCTCGACCACCACCATGCCGCCACCGCCAGCGATGACGAAACCGTCACGCTTGGCGTCGTAGGCACGGGAGGCCTTTTCCGGGGTTTCGTTGTACTGGGTGGACAGCGCGCCCATGGCGTCGAACAGGAACGATTGGCTCCAATGCTCTTCTTCACCGCCGCCGGCGAATACGATGTCCTGCTTGCCCAGTTGGATCTGCTCAACGGCAGTGCCGATGCAGTGGGCGCTGGTGGCGCACGCCGACGAGATCGAGTAGTTCACACCCTTGATCGCGAACGGTGTGGCCAGGCAGGCCGAAACGGTGCTGCCCATGGTCCGCGTAACGCGGTACGGGCCGACGCGCTTCACGCCTTTTTCGCGCAGGATATCCAGCGCTTCCATCTGGTTGAGGGTCGATGCGCCGCCGGAGCCGGCGATCAGGCCGGTGCGTACGTTCGATACCTGGTCGTCGCTCAGGCCGGAGTCGGCGATCGCGTCTTTCATCGCCAGGTAGGCATAGGCGGCAGCGTGGCCGACGAAGCGATAGATCTTGCGATCGATCAACTCTTCGAGGGGCAGGTCGATGGAGCCGGAAACCTGGCTACGCAGACCCATTTCGGCATATTCCGGGTTGAAGCGGATGCCAGGGCGACTTGCACGCAGGTTAGCGGTGACGGTCTCTTTGTCATTGCCCAGGCAAGAAACGATGCCCAGACCAGTGATAACGACGCGGCGCATGCGGATAACCCTTAAAAGTTGTCAGTGGAAGTGAATACGCCGACCCGAAGGCCTTCGGCAGTATAGATCTCGCGACCGTCGACAGTCACCGAACCGTCGGCGATGGCCAGGTTCAGCTTGCCCTTGAGGACGCGCTTGATTTGAATGTTGTAGGTGACTTTCTTGGCGGTCGGCAGGACCTGGCCAAAGAACTTCACTTCACCCGAACCCAGGGCGCGACCGCGACCCGGCAGGCCTTGCCAGCCCAGGTAGAAGCCGACCAGTTGCCACATGGCGTCGAGGCCCAGGCAGCCTGGCATCACCGGGTCACCTTCGAAATGGCAGGCGAAGAACCACAGGTCCGGGGTGATATCCAGCTCGGCGACCAATTCACCTTTGCCGTACTTGCCACCTTCTTCGCTGATATGGGTGATGCGATCCACCATCAGCATGTTCGGGGCGGGCAGTTGCGCGTTACCTGGTCCGAACAGCTCACCGCGACTGCAGCGCAGCAGTTCTTCCCGAGTAAAGGCGTTTTGTTTGGTCATGCGAGCTCCTCAATAATCCCATGCGGCAGGGTAGGGCAAATCTTCCCGAACCGAATGAAGCGTTCATGCCTCATGTCGGCAGCCTACACATAGACTATTGCGTTGTAGTGAAAGTCACAGCGGCAAGGTACTCAATGTACACCTGTTCACTGAAATGTTAAACCGGGCCCGTTTATGGGCTCGTTCGGGTGCCTAAGACTGCCGCACTTTCGCCTTTCACGCCAGTCAGAGTTGGCTGATGGCGCCGCGCTATTGCACCCAGCGTTGCAGGATTTTCTGCAAATCCGTGCGTTTGAACGGCTTGGCCAGGTAATCGTTCATTCCTGCTGCAAGGCAGCTTTCACGGTCACCCTGCAAGGCATTGGCGGTCAGGGCGATGATCGGTAGATCGGCGCAACCCGGCAGCTGGCGAATCCGGCGGGTGGCTTCGTAGCCATCGACCAGTGGCAGCCGGCAATCCATCAGGATCGCCGTGAAGATCAGGCTTTCGGCGCTGCGGATCGCCTCGGCACCGTCGGTGGCCAGGCTCACTTCAAAGCCCAGGCTGCGCAGCATCGCTTCGACCACGGTGCGGTTGACCGGGTTGTCTTCCACCAGCAGTACATGGCGGCCGTTGCCCGCGCCGGCTTTGCCGTCGGCGTCGCTGGCGATGCTCGGTACGCTGTGCTGGTCAATGGCCAGGGGAATTTCCAGGGTGAACACCGAGCCGCGGCCTTCTTCGCTCTGGGCGCGCAAGGTGCCGCCCATGCGCTCGGCCAGGGTACGGGCGATGGGCAGGCCCAGGCCGGTGCCGCCGTAACGTCTTGAAATGGAACTGTCCGCCTGCTGGAACGCATCGAACATCAATTCCAGGCGTTCGGCGGATATGCCGATGCCGCTGTCGCGCACGGTGCAGGTGAACCACAGCAGTTCATGGTCGAGGGTCTGCCACTGCGGTTCGACGTTGACACTGCCGTGCTCGGTGAACTTCAACGCGTTGCCGATCAGGTTCACCAGGATCTGGCGGATACGCGTCGGGTCACCCTGCACGCACAGCGCGTCCATCCCCTGCGGGATCGACAGCGTCAGCGCCAACCCGCGCTGCTGGGCGCTGTGCTGGAAGGCCTGGGCACAGCTGTTGATCAGGTCCGCCAGGTTGAACGCAATATGCTCCAGCTCCAGGGCGGCGCGTTCGATCCGCGAGAAGTCGAGGATATCGTTGATGACCTTGAGCAAATGCTCGGTGGATTCGGAGGCCAGCGCCGCGTACTCGGTCTGTTCCTCGGTCATCTCGGTGGTTTCCAGCAACTGCAACATGCCCAGCACGCCGTTCATGGGCGTGCGCAGCTCATGGCTCATCATGGCCAGGAAATCCGACTTGGCGTTGTTGGCGCGCTCGGCCTCTTCGCGGGTCTGGATCAACTGGGCCATCGCCTGCTGCTGTTCACGGCTGGCCTGGTTGAGCCCTTCGGCGAGGTTGTTGATGTGCCGCGACAGATCGCCCAGCTCCGAGTCATCCACGATCGGCAGCGGCGTCTTGTAGTCACCTTGCTGGATGGCTTTTACCGCATGGCCCATGGCGCTGATCGGCTGCGACAGGCTGGCGGCCAGGCGCCGGGCGAGCAGGAAGGTAAACAACAGGGCGAACAGCGCCAGGATGCCGGCCTTGAACAGGATCTCCTGCTGGCGCTGGCTGAAGGCATCGTTGGACATGCCCACGATCACCCGGCCCAGGTAGTCTGCCCGCGGCGCCTTGGATTCGTTGAGGTTGTCCTGGAAAAAGTCATTGCCCAACTGGATGTGTTGCAGGCGGATCGGCGCCTGGAACACTTTTACCGACAGCGAGCGGTCGTGTTTCTCCGAAGGCTGCTCGACATACACCAGGATGTTCTCGCTGCTGTCCTGAATCTCCAGGAAGCGCACATGGGGTGTCGCCAGCGTGGCGCGTAACAGGCTTTCAAGCACCTCGTTGTTGCCGGAAATCACCCCGTATTCGGTCGCGGGCGCCAGTTGGTTGGCGATCAACTGGCCGGTGTGATCCAGCTCCTGGCGCAGGTCCTGGATGCGCACGAAGGTAAAGAAGCTGATCAACAGCAACGTCAGCAACAGCGCCGGGCCCAGGGTGATGAGCTGCGTGCGGGTGTTGATGTCCCAACGACGACGCAAGGTCATGGGCGTTTTTCTCCTTCGGCCAGTCGCGTGGCGACGCTGGTTTCGTCCACCTGTTCGAGCCCCAGTGAGCGCGCGACTTGCGGGTTGCCCACGATTTTGAAGTGTTCCGGATACAGCGAACGCGGCCAGTTGGCGGGCGGGTGGTCGAGCAGGCGGTCGAGCACGGCCAGCCAGTCGGCCTGGTCGCTGTAGGTGCTGGCGAGGCTGCCGGCCCGCACAAACCCTGCATTCGGGCCCACCAGCGGCAATTGCTGGGCGTAGCTGCTCAGCAGCAGGTTTTTCGCGGTTTTCGGGTTGTACAACTGCGGGTCGTCGAGGCCGAGCAGCACGTCACTTTTTCTGAACAGGGTTTGCAGCGCCCGGCTGTCATTAATGTTGTCCCAACGCTGGGGCACGATCTGCAGGCCCAGGGGCGTGGCGTGCTGGCGCAGTTCGGTCAGCAGGAATTCACTGTCGGCGCCGTAAAGCACGCCGATGCGCCGCGCCTGCGGCAGAATGCGGGCGATCAGGCGCAATTGGCGCGCCAGCGGTGGGTCGCTCCACAACAGGCTGATGCGTGGATGCTGCGTTGCGCCCAGGCGCTGCTGGGCCTGCAGCCGGCTGATGCGCAGTACCAGCGTCGGCGGACCTTGGGCGTCCTGCAGGCGCCAGTCGAGGCCGGGCAGGTCGAGCAGGATCAGCCGGGTAGTGGCCGGCAGTCGGCTGGGGGCCGGCAAATCGTCGAGGGCGGTGAAGGTGACCGTGTCTTCGGGGCGCTGCCGCGCCAGGGCCTGGGTGAAGTCCTGGACCCCGGCGCTGTCTTCGGCGGCGGTCAGCAGGATGTCGGCGCTCCAGGCCGGCACGGCCGAGAGCAGGCAGACGAGCAGCACCGCGCGCCGCCAGAGCGTGTGGAGAGAAAAGCAGGTCATCCGTGACGAGTCGCCCATGTCAGAACTCTAACTCTGCGCTGAAATAGAGTACCTGGCGATGGTCGTAATTGTTGTCGGCCCAGGTGGTGGGCTGGTTATCGAGGCGTTGTTGCAGCATGCCCGCCAGCTCCACGTTGGCCTTACCCAGGGCAATACGCTTGGCCATCCGCAGGTCGACCCGCTCGAAGCGATACGCGTTGAGTGCGTCATCGCCATAGTAGAACAGCGCGCTGGACCAACCCTGGCCCCATTCACGCAGCCAGCCGGCGGAGCCGCTGTTACGTGCGGTCTGTGCCTTGTCCAGCGGGTTGCTGCTGGTGGCGTCGACGTAGGCGTAGGTCAGGCGCAGGCGGTCGGCGTTGCTCACGCGCCAGTCGAACTGGGACTCGGCGCCGGTGAACCGTGCGCTGTTGGCATTGCTGGCGATGTACTGGTTATTGCGCAGCGGCGAGCTGATCATGTCGGTGATCTCGTCATAGAACAGTTTCACGTCCATGTTCAGCCCGATGTCGGCGAAGAAGCCGTTGTACCCCAGTTCCCGCGATTTCATCATCTCTTTATTGAGGTTTCCCGGACCACGGGTTTTTACGAAGTATTGCCCGGTGGTCTGCCCATAGGCGGGGGAGCTGAGGTTGGTGACGCGGTAGCTCCAGTTGACGTTGTTCTCGAACATATCCGGTGAGCGGATCGCTTCGGAGTACACCGCGCGCAGGCCGTGGCGCGGGTTGATCAGGTAGTTGACCGCCACCCGTGGCGTCAGCGAGTTGCCGCTCAGGTGCGTGTCTTCATACATGGCGCCGCCCTGCAGCAACCAATGCTCGCTGGCGCGCCACTCCAGTTGGCCGAACAGGCGCCAGGTGGTGTCGTCCAGCGTGCCGTTGAAGTAGGTGTCGGAGTCGGCGCGGTCATAGCGGTAGTTCATGCCGCTGACCAGGCGCAGGCGGTCGGACAGGCTGAGGGTGTCTTGAATCTCCAGGTCGTAGCGGCTTTCACGGGTGCTCTGGTCGATGTTGCCGCACACGCTCTGGCTGGCGCCGTTGCGCCACTGGTCCAGCACCTGATTGGCCAAGGCTTGCTCGGCGGCGCTGCCCGGTGGCGCGCTGCCTTGGCTGTAAGTGTCCATGTGCCGGGCCAGTAATTCGGCGTAGTTGGGGTTCATCTGCCACAGTTGGGTCAGCTCGGGGCTGAACGAGACCTTGGCGTCACAGGCTTTCCAGATTTGCCGGCGGTCCCATTGCTGCGCCGAACCTTGGATATACAGGCTGTGGTCAGGGTTGAAGTCGAAGTTCCAGCGCAGGGAGCCGGCGTAGTCCTTGGCTGAGACGTCGGAATTGTTTCCGCCTTCGGTAATCCCGGCAAAGACCGGGCTGTAGGTATAAGGACGTTGGTTGGTGCCTTCCTTCGCATCAAGTTGCACATCGATGCTTTGTTGCGTGTTCAGCGTCTGGCTGATCGCCAGGCTGAAGCGGTTGAGGCGGCGGCCGTCACGGCGGTCGGCACCGGCGGCATCGCTGTCGAAGCCGTCGTCCTGTTGCCCGGAAAGGGACAGGCGCAGGTCGCCGCTGTCCCAGCCGGCGCCCTGGCTGGCATAGAAGTCGTTGATGCCGCGTTCGCCCCGCACCACCTTGACCCGTGTGCCGTGGCTGTTGGCCGGCGAGCGTGTAAGGATGTTGACCACCGCCATCAAGGCATTGGCGCCGTAACTGACGGTGTTGGGGCCACGGAACACTTCGATGCGCTCGATATCTTCCATGGCCACCGGAATGTCACTCCAGTCCACGGTGGCCAGGCCCGCGCGGTACACCGAGCGGCCATCGATCAAGACCTGCATGCGCCGCGCATCGCTGGCACTGGTGCCGTGGTAGTTCACCGCCGCCTGGTTGCCGGTGGTGTAGCCGACCATCATGCCCGGCACCAGGCGCAGCAACTCACTGATGTCCCGCGCGCCGCTGGCCTTGATCAGCTCGCTGTCGATCACGGTCATGCTGCCAGGCACGGCGGCGGCCGATTGCTTGAGGCGCGTGGCGGTCAACACTTGGGGCAGGGGCTGGCTGTCGAGGAACAAGTCATCGGCCAGCGCCGCGCTGCTGCACAGCGGCATGCCCAACAGCATCAGCCACAGGGATGAACGGGGAGGAGGGCCCAAATACACGGCACGGCCTTGATAATTGCGGATAGCCGCCCATGTTAACTGAGGTCGGGCCTTTTGCCAGTCAACGGGCTTGCAATTACTTCAGGTAAATGTGGCATTTTCCGACAAACGCACGAATTGATACGGGGGCTGGCCGCGAGCGGGTCGGCCCGTATAATGCCGCCATCGCCACTGGTATGGATTAACGGATTGCATATGACTGAACAGCGCCCTATCGCGGTCCTGGGAGGCGGAAGTTTTGGTACCGCCGTGGCTAACCTGTTGGCCGAGAACGGCCACGCTGTACGCCAGTGGATGCGCGACCCCGACCAGGCCGAGGCCATCCGGGTGCACCGGGAAAATCCGCGTTACCTCAAAGGCATCAAGATCCATCCGGCGGTCGAACCGGTCACGGACCTGCTGGAAACCCTCACGGCTTGCGACCTGTGCTTTGTCGCGCTGCCGTCCAGCGCCCTGCGCTCGGTGCTGGCACCCCACGCCGAGCGTCTGGCGGGCAAGTTGCTGGTCAGCCTGACCAAGGGCATCGAGGCGCAGACCTTCAAGCTGATGAGCGAAATCCTCGAAGAGATCGCTCCCCAGGCGCGCATTGGTGTGCTGTCCGGGCCGAACCTGGCGCGGGAAGTAGCCGAGCACGCACTGACCGCCACGGTGGTGGCCAGTGAAGACGAAGCCCTCTGCGAACGTGTCCAGGCCGTGCTGCATGGCCGCACCTTCCGGGTCTACGCCAGCAGCGACCGCTTTGGCGTGGAGCTGGGCGGCGCGCTGAAAAACGTCTATGCGATCATTGCCGGCATGGCGGTGGCGCTGGGCATGGGCGAGAACACCAAGAGCATGCTGATCACCCGTGCCTTGGCCGAGATGACCCGTTTTGCGGTGAACCAGGGCGCCAATCCGATGACCTTCCTCGGGCTGGCGGGCGTGGGCGACCTGATCGTCACCTGCTCCTCGCCGAAAAGCCGCAACTACCAGGTGGGTTTCGCCCTCGGCCAGGGTTTGAGCCTGGACGACGCGGTCACACGTCTGGGCGAAGTGGCCGAAGGGGTCAACACCCTCAAGGTGCTCAAGGCCAAGGCCCAGGAAGCCGGTGTGTACATGCCGCTGGTCGCCGGGCTGCACGCGATCCTGTTTGAAGGGCGCACCTTGGACCAGGTCATCGAGCTGCTGATGCGGGCCGAGCCGAAAACCGATGTCGACTTTATTTCCACCAGTGGTTTCAATTGAGGAGCCGGTCATGAACGATCCGAAAGCAACCCCCAAGTACGAATCCATTGCTCTGCGTATCCTGTGGATGCTGGTGTTTGCCCTGGTGTGGCAAGTGGCGCAGTTCCTGCTCGGCGCACTGGTGGTGGTGCAGCTGGTTTACAGGCTGATTTATGGCGCACCGAACCTGGGTCTGATGAACTTCGGCGACAGCCTCAGCCAGTTCCTCGCGCAGATCGGCCGTTTCGGCAGCTTCCACAGCGAACAAAAGCCCTGGCCGTTCGCCGATTGGCCGACCCCGCGCGCGCCCGAGGGCGAAGCCGCCCACAGCGTGCCGCCGGCACCGCACCCGGTGCGTGATGAGGAGCCAAAGCTGTGAAAGTGTGGATATTGCGCCATGGTGAGGCCGAAGGGCATGCGCCGACGGATGCCGAACGCAACCTTACCGAGCACGGCCGTGCCGAAGTATTGCGCAGTGCTGCGCACCTGATCGGCCAGCCCCTCGGAGCGATCATCGCCAGCCCTTATGTGCGGGCGCAGCAGACCGCGCACCTGGTGCGCGAGGCCCTGGGCTTTGACGCTGACATTCGTACGGTGCCGTGGCTGACGCCGGAGGGCAATCCGTCGCAAGTGCTGGAAAATCTCGATAGCGATGACAACGTGCTGCTGGTCAGTCACCAGCCCTTGGTGGGCAGCCTGATCAGCTTTCTGCAGCATGGCCATCAGCGTCAGCCGCAGCCGATGTACACCGCCAGCCTGGCGGAGCTGGAAGGAGATTTCCCGCTGGCGGGGCTGATGAGTCTGGTCAGCGTGAGGAATCCGTAGGCTTTTTTTTGCTTTGCGTGGCTATATTTGTGGCAGGATTAGGGTCGTAATAAAACTAATAAAGGACGACTCCGATGAGCCTGTGGCGCACCCAACCGAATATCGAACAACTCAATGCCAGCCAGAAGAACACCATCGGTGAACTGCTGGATATCCGCTTTGAAAGCTTCGACGACGACTCCCTCACCGCCAGCATGGTGGTCGATCACCGTACCCACCAGCCCTACGGCCTGCTGCACGGCGGCGCGTCGGTGGTATTGGCCGAGAGCGTCGGTTCCATGGCGGCGTACTTGTGCATTGATGGGAGTAAGTTCTATTGCGTGGGGCTGGAGGTGAATGCCAACCACCTGCGCGGCGTGCGCAGCGGGCGGGTGACGGCGGTGGCCAAGGCGGTGCATATCGGGCGTACTACCCAGGTGTGGGATATTCGCTTGACCAATGACGAGGGCAAGGTAAGTTGCGTCTCGCGACTGACCATGGCGGTGGTGCCGTTGGGGGAGAACCCGCCGGGGCGGTAGGCAGGCGTTCTGGCCTAGTGTTTTTTGGGGCTTGACCGAATACATATCCGTTATTTAGGTAACGGCTGCTTATGGTTTCGCTCTTACAGCGACTCACTTTTGGAAGGACCCAAAAGTAAGCAAAAGGTCCTCGCCCCACCACTCGGTGCCTCGCCTAGGCTCGGCATGCCCGTAATCCGACATTGATTTGGGGGGCCGCCGCCACGCGCCATCCATGGCGCGGGGCGGCTAAACCGGCGTCCTGCCGGTTTACCCCCCAAATCACTGTCGAATTACGGCCAGCGTGGTTGACGGGGCGATCCCAGATCAAAAGCAAAAGCGCGGCGGCCTTAGAGCCGACCGATAATGTGAGCCGGTCCCGGTTCAATGTGGGAGCTGGCTTGCCTGCGATAGCATCAACTGGGTGTACCTGATGTACCGAGTTGTCTGCATCGCAGGCAAGCCAGCTCCCACAGAAAAGCAGATAGGTGGAGTGCCACCTAATCTGCTCTGGCTCTGGCTCTGGCTCTGGCTCTGGCTCTGGCTGTGCTTTCGCTTTTGATCTGGCTTTTGATCTTGATCCTAGGCGCCCCGTCAACCACGCTGGCCGAACGCAGGCTTGAATCCGTGGGTAACCCGGCAGGACGCCGGGTTAGCCGTCCTGGGCCATGGATGGCCCATGACGGCGGCCCACGGATTCAAGCCGGAGTGAGGGCACACCGAGCCTAGGCGAGGTGCCGAGTGGTGGGGCAAGAGCCCTTTGCTTACTTTGGGGCTTTTCCAAAGTGAGTCGCTGTAAAAGCGAAACCATAAGCAGCCGTTACCCAAATAACGGATATGTACACGGTCAACCCCAAAGGCTCCCTCGCCACACACCGCAGAAAGTCGTATCGACACCCATGTCGCGATAGACATGGCGTGAGTGTCACCCTTCCTGGCAGTTACAGTCATTGCCGTACCCGCCGCGCATGGCGACAATCAACCCCTGCTTCTGTCGATGGATCCGGTATGTCACAGCCTGTGTTTTTCGCCCACGCCAATGGCTTCCCTTCGGCCACCTACGGCAAGCTGTTTGCCGCCCTGGCCCCGGAATACGCGGTGGCGCACCTGCCGCAGCACGGCCACGATCCCAGGTTTCCCGTGGACGATAACTGGCAGAACCTGGTGGACGAACTGATTCATCATCTGGAGCAGCAACCGGAACCGGTATGGGGCGTGGGGCATTCCCTGGGGGGTGTGTTGCATCTGCACGCGGCCATGCGGTGCCCGCAGTTGTACCGGGGTGTGGTCATGCTGGATTCTCCGGTGCTGACCCGCGCCGACCGCTGGGTGATCCGCGCGGCCAAGCGCTTGGGCTTTATCGATCGACTGACCCCGGCCGGGCGCACACTCGGCCGACGTGAAGAATTCAGCGACCTGGACGCTGCGCGCAGTTATTTCGCCGGCAAGACCCTGTTCCGAGGCTTTGACCCGGACTGCTTCGACGCCTACCTGCAGCATGGCCTGCACCCAGTGGGCGACCGCCTGCGCCTGCGCTTCGACCCCGCCACCGAGATCAGCATCTACCGCGGCGTGCCCCACACCAGCCCCGGCCAGGTGCGCCGGTTGAAAGTACCGTTGGCGGTGGTGCGCGGTCGCGAGAGCCGCGTGGTGATGCGCCACCACACCAGCAGTGTCGGGCGCCTGCCCATGGGCGAAATGCTCAGCATGCCCGGCGGCCATATGTTCCCGCTTGAGCACCCCCAGGACACCGCGACCTTGATCAAGCACTTGTTCTCCCGATGGCAAGCCCAGGAGAACAGTTGCGCATGAGCACTCCGGTTGAAGAAGTGCGCCTGAGCCTGCCGCACATCGAATTGGCAGCGCATCTGTTCGGGCCCGAGGACGGTTTGCCGGTGATCGCCCTGCATGGCTGGCTGGACAACGCCAACAGCTTTGCGCGACTGGCGCCGAAACTGCAGGGCTTGCGCATCGTTGCATTGGACATGGCGGGGCATGGGCATTCGGCGCATCGTCCCGCGGGAGCCGGCTACGCTTTGTGGGATTACGTCTACGACGTGCTGCAAGTCGCCGAACAACTGGGCTGGAAACGTTTTGCATTACTTGGTCACTCCCTTGGCGCCATCG
Coding sequences:
- a CDS encoding hotdog fold thioesterase, which translates into the protein MSLWRTQPNIEQLNASQKNTIGELLDIRFESFDDDSLTASMVVDHRTHQPYGLLHGGASVVLAESVGSMAAYLCIDGSKFYCVGLEVNANHLRGVRSGRVTAVAKAVHIGRTTQVWDIRLTNDEGKVSCVSRLTMAVVPLGENPPGR
- a CDS encoding DUF4389 domain-containing protein, producing MNDPKATPKYESIALRILWMLVFALVWQVAQFLLGALVVVQLVYRLIYGAPNLGLMNFGDSLSQFLAQIGRFGSFHSEQKPWPFADWPTPRAPEGEAAHSVPPAPHPVRDEEPKL
- the sixA gene encoding phosphohistidine phosphatase SixA, with amino-acid sequence MKVWILRHGEAEGHAPTDAERNLTEHGRAEVLRSAAHLIGQPLGAIIASPYVRAQQTAHLVREALGFDADIRTVPWLTPEGNPSQVLENLDSDDNVLLVSHQPLVGSLISFLQHGHQRQPQPMYTASLAELEGDFPLAGLMSLVSVRNP
- a CDS encoding NAD(P)H-dependent glycerol-3-phosphate dehydrogenase; the encoded protein is MTEQRPIAVLGGGSFGTAVANLLAENGHAVRQWMRDPDQAEAIRVHRENPRYLKGIKIHPAVEPVTDLLETLTACDLCFVALPSSALRSVLAPHAERLAGKLLVSLTKGIEAQTFKLMSEILEEIAPQARIGVLSGPNLAREVAEHALTATVVASEDEALCERVQAVLHGRTFRVYASSDRFGVELGGALKNVYAIIAGMAVALGMGENTKSMLITRALAEMTRFAVNQGANPMTFLGLAGVGDLIVTCSSPKSRNYQVGFALGQGLSLDDAVTRLGEVAEGVNTLKVLKAKAQEAGVYMPLVAGLHAILFEGRTLDQVIELLMRAEPKTDVDFISTSGFN
- a CDS encoding alpha/beta fold hydrolase → MSQPVFFAHANGFPSATYGKLFAALAPEYAVAHLPQHGHDPRFPVDDNWQNLVDELIHHLEQQPEPVWGVGHSLGGVLHLHAAMRCPQLYRGVVMLDSPVLTRADRWVIRAAKRLGFIDRLTPAGRTLGRREEFSDLDAARSYFAGKTLFRGFDPDCFDAYLQHGLHPVGDRLRLRFDPATEISIYRGVPHTSPGQVRRLKVPLAVVRGRESRVVMRHHTSSVGRLPMGEMLSMPGGHMFPLEHPQDTATLIKHLFSRWQAQENSCA